In Aptenodytes patagonicus chromosome 21, bAptPat1.pri.cur, whole genome shotgun sequence, the genomic stretch ACTCTTCCAAAGGCATAAAGGATAGAGCCCCAGAGCCCAGAGCTGACGGCCGGATCCGGTAGAGCCCACAAACCCTTTCTGGGGGGTCCGACACAGGGGGGCAGGCGCTGGGGGCTCACCTTGACGTGCCTGTCGTCTGCCGTGGTCTCGTCAAACTCCTCACCCAGCTTGAAGCTGATCTCCATGTTCTTGAAGGTGCTTTGGGTCTTCACCGTGATCTTGTCGCCCTCCACCTCGATGATGGTGGTGGGTTTGGTGAGGCTGGCCATCTGCCGGGTGGCGAAGCCCACGCCTGCGGGGTGCAAagtggggggggggctgagggcaCACGGAGGGGCAGGATGCGGCCGTCAGCCTCCGGTCCCTGCCGGCATCACCCCGGAGCCCTTCCTCCCTGTGATGTTGGGGGGGGTGAACCCCAAAGCTGCTCCCCACCTGCGGTCCCAGGGGGCCTCATGTGTGCCCACCACGCCGGGGGGgctctggggcaggagctggggggggggggctgggaacACTGCCATTGCTCGGGGGCAGATCCTGCACGAGCACCCACCAGCTCCAGGGctgggcggggtggggggggcaccAGTGTCACCCCCCCCTCCCGGACTGCTCTTGGATGGGGGACCCACCCTGCCCAGGAGCTGCCCAGGGGCTGGGTGatggggggctcgggggggggggggggaaggggggaatgaAGGCTGGAGGGGTCCCTGGTGGCTCCCTGCACCCTGGGGGGGCAttcgctccctccctccgccaagggctgtccccgggggggggggggggggacaggggaaggACGACACCACCTTACCCAGCCCAAGCCCCAGGGCAGAAAGCCCCGGAGTGCCCCCATAAACCACCCCGCCCAGGCAGCAGCGACCCACTCCACTGCCCGCAGCTCCCCCCCGCCGCCAGAGCCCCATGTGCGGGGGGGCTCGGCCAGacaaattgggggggggggtggtggtggtgtagaaaaaaagggggtgatGTCCTgactgcagccccccccccccgcacaccccCCCACTCACCCAACGCCTTCATGTACTCATCGAAATTGGCCGTATCCACCAGCTTCCAGGTCCCCACGAAGGCGTCGACCATGGCGAGGGGGtgcgggggacacacacacacacacagagccacaCGCGTGTATGGGGGGGCCCGGGGGTCCGGCCGGCTGCGAGCGTGGCACTGCGCCGCCCAGTTCACAGCTGCCTGCCGGCCTCGCAGCCGCCTTAAATAATGTCCTCATCACATGATTGGAAAGAGCACAACCGCGCTCCAGAAATACTCCTCGGCAGCGCTGCCAGCGGCCACCTTGGCCCGGCCACCCGTCACCCGCCACTGGCCACCAACCTCTGCCCGGACCCCCCCCGGTTGCGGAGGGTCAGGTCGGGTCGGGTCAAAGATGGGGAGAGCAGAGTGGGTCAATTTTGTCGTGAGTTGTGTACAGTCTCTGCGCTGGCCGTGCGGGGTGGCCAAAGGGCGTGGGatatggggaaactgaggcagggcagaCCTGGGCACGGCAGGTGTGTGCCCACCTCATGGCAGCCCCAAGGAGGGGGGGGTCGGGTGCTGCCCGTGGTCTGTGGGCagtggggcacagccaggacacgGGGACACCAGCAATGGCAGTGTCCTTCAGGGCAACGTGTCCTGGGGACAGGGAAGctgagctggggaaactgaggcacgggaagCAGCAagaactgtgtgtgtgtgtgtgtgaggcaTCCAGGGGAGTGTGGGGACACGTGTGACCCTGTCCTGGCCCCGTCTGTGTGTGTGGGGACACGTGTgaccctgtccctgctgtgtgtgtgtggggggacacacacgagCGTGCCCCCAGTGATGCTGTGTGTGTGGGACACTGGGGACAAGGACAGCCATGGGGCCGTGGGACCCACAGCACATCCCCCCCCATGCCTCCCCTCGCTTCGGGCTTCGGTGGCAGCGGGGTCAGGGCCAGCGCGTCCCCCGGTCCCTTCCCAGCGCGCCGGGGGTCACCTGTGGCCGTGGGATTCGGTGTCCCCTGCCCGCCAGCTCCCTGGGGTTGCGCCTCTTCCTGCTCCCGTCCCTGGGCAGCGGAGGGTCCCAGCTGGGGGGATCAGTTGTCCCTGAGCCCCGTGGCCACAGCGTGTCCCCCTATTTTGGGGACATCAGGGTCAAAGCGACCAGGTCCGGGAGGGACGCGGGGAcactttctccctctccctggcCCCAAGGTGTCATCGCAGACGCCCAAAAATAGCCGGGAGCTCATGTTCAGCCTCCTCCCACCGGCACTGCCTCCGAGCGGGACCCCCTCCTCTCGCGTCCCAGGGGGGACAGGCACCAGACCCTGTGGGATGGGTGTCCCCCCACCCTGGCTGGGAGACCCCGCAGGGGACGGCTCTCCAGGGAAAGACAGGTGATTTATTCCCCGGACAAGTCCCCAGGGAGCCAGAGCCCCCACTCACACCCACCTGCATGGCCCTGGAGGGAACGAAGAGGGCAGgggctgtcccctgtcccctcacCCTCCCTGGTGTCGGTGTCCCAAATCTGCACGGCTCTGGTCCCCACATGTGCTCCCAGGCTTCCCCCGAGACTGCGGAACCATGAGATGTGGATGTTCACACGTGTGACTGCCCACGCACATGGACACCCATCCACAGGAGCACCCACACACATGGACACCCATGCCGGCACATGGACACCCATCCACAGGAGCACCCACGCACATGGACACCCATGCCGGCACATGGACACCCATCCACAGGAGCACCCACGCACATGGACACCCATGCCGGCACATGGACACCCATCCACAGGAGCACCCACGCACATGGACACCCATGCTGACAGACACCCACCACGCACATGGGTGCCAATGCACACAAGCACCCATGCACATGAAAACGCATGCACACGCCTGCCCATGCACATGGACACCCACCCACAGGAGCACCCATGCGCAGGAGCACCCACACGCATGGACACCCACTCACACGGATGCCCACCCACCCACAGAAGCTCCCGTGCATGTGGACACCCATGCTGACAGACACCCACCACGCACACGGGTGCCCATGCACATGAACACCCATGCACACGGCTGCCCGTACACATGGTCACCCACGCACATGGACACCCACCCACAGGAGCACCCACCCACACGGACACCCACACACACGGACACCCATGCTGACAGAAACTCGCCACGCACGTGGGTGCCAATGCACACAAGCACCCATGCACATGAACACGCATGCACACGCCTGCCCATGCACAAGGACACCCACCCACACGGACACCCACCCACAGAAGCTGCCATGCATGTAGACACCCGTGCTTACAGAGACCCACCACGCACGTGGGTGCCCATGCACATGAGCACCCATGCACGCAGACACCTACGCACATGAAAATGTATGCACGCGGCTTCCCATGCACACGGACACCCATGCACAGGAGCACCCATGCACACAGGCACCCACGCACacggaccccccccccaaaacccacccacAGGAGCACCCATGCACATGGACACCCATGCTCACAGACACCCACGCGTATAAGCACGCATGTACACGGCTGCCCACGCACGTGGACACCCACCCACAGGAGCACCCATGCACACAGCCACCCATGCTGACAGAGACTCAACGTGCACATGGGTGCCCATGCGCATGAGCACCCATGCACACGGACACACATGCATGtgaacacacatgcacatggCTGCCCGTGCACATAGACACCCACCCACATGGACACCCACCCACAGGAGCACCCACCCACACGGACAGTCATGCCGACAGGGACCCACCACGCACATGGGTGCCCATGCACGTAAGCACTCGTGCACACAGACACCCAGGCACatgaacacacatgcacacggACACCCACCCACgggagcacacacacacacacacacacacccacccacgGGATCGCCCATGAACGTGGACAGcctgcacacgcacacacatgcacaccgaCACCCATGCGCACAACACCCACGCACACGGATGCACAAAGGTGCCCACACATGTGGGTGCTCCACGCACAGAGGCACCCGTGCACGCAGACACCCGTGCACGCGGGTGCCCACGCGCACGCACATGCATGGATGCCCATGCACACGGACCCCCACGCACACACGATGCTGCGTCCTGGCCGGGACTGGCCTCCACACCAAGGGTCGGGCAGCCAGTGACCTTGCCCAAGAGCCCGGGGGTGGCCAGGGCCACCCTGAGGCGCTGGGGACGGGTGCTGCTGGACACAGTAGCCCTGCGTGCGGCCCCGTACAGCTCTCGCGGACCCGGTCACCACCCTGGCGGTGGCCAGAGTGGACCTGGGCTTTGGGATTTATTTGCTGGTCCCACAGCGACAGCTATAGGTGACCATCCGTGATGGAGCTGAGTCCAGCACAACGTGCAACCACTCTGCCCGGCTCCAGCCTCCAGCCGGCAAACCCCGGCCTGGGAaaccagcccctggcccgggcaAGATCCAGGCAACGCAAGTCCTTCCTGGCCTCTCGCCTCCCCCAGCCCTCTGTGCCCGGGCAAGAGGGTCCCCGTCCCACCCGCCAGCAGAAACGGAGATTTTAGGGAGCACGGTCAGAGCCTGGGAAAGCCCGACTCCATTTCGTGCACATCCCCAAAGCGCTGCAGGACCTGGCTGGCCcctttcactgctgcttccccctccctcggttttccccgggggggggggggggcggcggggatcccagggctgtgggaggggagcaggcatGGGCACTCACAGGTGTCCCCAGCACGGGGGCCGGGGTGATGCGCAGGGCTGGGTATGGCCAAAACAGCATCACCCTGCTCACCCCCTCTGAAATCACCGGCATCCTCCCccagaggcagagctgcctcccTCCCGCGGGGACCCGGGGCCAGCGGAGGGGGTGACTCAGGACAAGGAGCCGAGACCCCCGGGGCAGGGACCACCCTGGGGTGCTCCAATCCACGGTGGGACCCCTCAGCaaggtgctggctgctggggggtGGGGTTTGCTTAAGGGCTGGGGGGGCTGTTGGGGTTGTGCagttcttcccctccctcttcttGAAAAAGGCTCCTGGATCACCCAGGAAGAAAGGCCAGGAGACGGCGGTGGTACCCAAAACATCACAGTGAACACCACACTCAGCTAGAAACACCCGCAGGCTGCTCCTGCGGTGAGGAGAAAGCCCCCCCCCGGCGAACCCCCTGCTCTCGACTCTGCAAAATGccccagaagaaaaatattcctccCCACCAGGGAAGCAAATAAATTCCACCCCCCCGGGTCCTCGCCCAGGGCGTGGGTGGGAATCGCCCCTTCGTCACAGCAGGTCCCCGCCATGCGATGCTCCCCCCATGGCGGAGGGGGATGACGCCCGACGGTCTCGCCACCGTAGCACCGAGGAAAACCCAGcggactctggctgtgccaggaaagCTGGGCTGATGCTTCGCAGCCTCCTCTTTCCTCCGCTGGTCAGCAATGTCCCCCCTGAGAGCGGGCTTAGGACGTGTCCTTCAgctcggggctggggggctgcggaGGGGGCACCTCCGCCGAGGGCGACTGCATCTCCTGGGCGCTGCCTGTGAGGAGAGACGAGGATATGAGCAACCCCGGTTCCTGCCCGCCCCGCACTGTCCTCCATCTTCCCCATCACCTACCTGCGTTCAGGGACATCTCGGCCAGCTTGAGGGGCAGGTCAGAGGGGCTGACACCGGCCGGCGAGCCCAGGATGTCAGGCAGGGCATTGCGCCGGCCCGTTCTCCCGGAGGATGCGAAGTCCAGCACGGGTTCCACCTCGGTCATGCTAACGCTGGAGAAACACGGTCCCCTTCCCCGTCAGCACTGCTGGGCAAGGTGGCACCCAGCCCCTGAGCGCGGAGGGTGGCTCTGGTCCGGGCAGGATGCTCTAGTTCAGGGCAggcagcatcccctgcctgcagctgcccggGGAGCAGGGCTAAGCCCTCCACAACCCCCTCTGCCCACCCTGACTGCAGGCACTCCAGGAGCGAAGGCAGGGGCCACCCTGCCCGCGGCACTCCCCCATCTCCAGGGTTGGCACCTTTAGGTGCTGTGACCCCCACTGGTCACCACATCATGGAGGAATGGGGGTCCTCAGGGGTCCCACtagcacccccccaccccaccccccctccccgagcagcCTTACCGGGCACCCTCCAGCCTGGCCTGGCGCTGCGTCTCCCCGGTGCCCAGGGTCCCGCTCCACGCCCCGGCCTGGCGGTTCCCCCTCCAGACGTCTCCCAGCCAGCGAGGGACCCCACGGGAGACGGGGGCTCCCGGCTGGGCCTCCTCCAGCTCTGACCtggggggaggcagagcagggggTCAGTGATggctcctggggctggtgccaatgaggtgggaaggagggagtGGGGAGCCCTCCTCAGGGTGGGAGAGGCTGTGTCCCCATGCAGGGCACCCATAGCACCCAGCACCCTGGGTGGCTACACCAAGCCGGACTGTGAAGGGCAAGGGACCCCCTCGTCCCtggtgggcaggcaggaggaggtgaTGGCAGCAAGGGGTGGAtgcagagcagggatggggacatggaGGTGGCACCCAGCTGGGAGGTGGGGCAGCAAAGGCGGCTGAGAGGGCACAGCGGGACCAGCTGCGGTGCCGGACGACAAGGGCACATCGTCCTCAACCTGGGGACCCCACCGTGTCCCTTGGCGGCTCTTGCTGAGCCAGGGCGGGCAGTGGTGATGCTGGGGTACCCTCGAGCGGGCGGGGGGCTCTCCTGGGAAGCCCCTGGCACTGGGCACCGTGCAGATCCCACCAGCATGGATCCGACCCCCCACTTACCGGGATGTTTGCTCAGCACCGGTAAATATTTTTGACTTTTGCAGAAGGGTTTTGCAGCTGCAGGCGGGGAGGTGGCACAAGGGTGGCACAGGACCTTGCAGGGACAGGGGTGGCCTCCACCCTCCCCAAACCCCCTCTACCTGCTCACGGGGCGCAGGGACCCCCAAGCCATCACTCAAGCAGCCCCGTCCCCTCCAGGCCGGATGCTGGTGGCAATGCTGGGACTGGTGTCCCCAAGCTGGTAGAGGTGGGAGCTTGTCCTGCTGTGGGGGGCATGAACTCACCAGCGTCCCCCTGGGAATCACTCTCTGGCGGAGGACGAGCCAAGGTCCCCGAGTCCTTGGGCGCAGGCGCCGTGCTGAGCGGGACGAGTGACCCCGGCTGCGTGCGAGGAGGAGAAATGAATGATTAACCCGGGAGGTGATTAGTCACGGGGCGTCTGCCCTGCGCGGGGCAGGACCCAGGCCCTTttcaggtggggaaactgaggcatggagtgAGGCTCAGGTGTGTGACGAGGGCAGGGTCGGTGGCCCTGTGAGCGGTGGCTGTGCCGTGGCAAAGACACAGTGGAGGCGCGATGCTGCCAGCGCGGGTGTGCGTGCACACATGCACCATCTATGGCACTCTGGAACTGCATGCATTTGCGTGTGCATTGGCACATGTATGTGCATGTTTGCGTGCATCCCCTCTGGCTGGGCTGTTGTGTCTGAATGTACGTGCAGCTGGAGCTGAGCCCCAGGGTGTGCATGCGCGGTGCCCTCTGgtacacatgtgcatgcatggTGTCCCACGGCACACGTATGTGCATGCTTGGCATCCCTTAGCACATATATGTGCATGCATGCTGCATTGTAGCACATGTGTGTGAATGCATGGCATCCCCTGGCacacgtgtgtgcatgtgtggtgtCCCATGGCACATTTATGTGCATTCATGGCATCCCCTGGCACACGTGTGTGCGTGCATGGTGCATTGTggcacatgcatgtgcatgcatggcACCCCCggcacacacgtgtgcatgcCGTGTGCCCTGTATGCATGCAAGCACGTGCATGCATCCCTATGTCAGTGCgagggctgctgccagctcctgttAGGGCCAGAGCTGTGTCACCTCCTGGTCACAGAGTTTCTCACAACACACCACATGTTCAAGTTCACGTCCTTCCTCTTTCACCGAGCACCCTGCAGCAACGCCTGCGCACCCAGCGGGAGCCCTTGGCCTTGCAGCCCCTGCTCCGGGCACCGGGACACGGGCAGGCGGCATGTAACATACGTGACGGCTCCGGAGCACCCACCGTGTCACCCTGGCAGCTGTCTGGGAACAGGGGCTGGGGTGAGCCGGGGCTCACAGGCCAGGCCTGCGTGACGGTGTGAGCACGTGAGCGTGCACAAGCATACacacgcacacgcgtgtgcacagtcacgttcacacacacacatatgcataaagtcatgcatgcacacatgcaacCATGCATACACGCAGATGCACCCATGCACGCACACgcatgtatatgcatgtatgtgcatgcacgcatgtatatgcatgcatgcacacgcgcaggcatgcatgcacacatgcatatacacacgAATgtacacgtgcacacacatgctgCACACACAAACAGACAGACGGGCAGACTGACTCTTTCCACATCCCAGCAAGACAGGAGCCCTGCAGGGCTGGATCAAAGCTGCCTtcctggcagccccagcagctcctgctggctCAAGCGCTGGAGAACCAGGCAATAAAGAGCCTTCAAGACCAGGCTGGATCCTGCCCGTCTCCCTCCTGCAGCTAAACATCTCCAGGGACGCTGGGGACGGGGTGCCCAGGACGCGGCCAGGGGTTACACCCCGTATGCTCACCCAGCTGTGCAGAGAGATCAGGACTTTCATGCTGGCACGGACAGAAAAGCTGCTAGGACCCCGCAGGGGACCGAAACCCCTGGGGGGTTGCCACGGCAGGGGGGAATCCTGAGTACTCCTGGGATGCAGCACTGCTGTCACGGGGAGCCCATTgggctgtcccctgtccccctgcaTCCCTGGGCTCCCTTGGGAGCAAGGTCCAAGGTGCCAACGCCTGCCCCGTGCCGAGTGCTGCCGCGTCCTCCTGGTCCCACAGGCAGCAAATCCAACCCAGTGCTGGGCATATAACGTTGCGTAAACCCCGGGCCTCTGCCCAGCAAGCGGGGATTTCCCCCTCTAAGCAGGGACCATTTCTGGGAGGCTTAACGTGGTCTCAACTTAAGAAAGCTCCTGGAGCCACATGGAAGGTCCTCGGGGCTGCTGGCTCCTGCTTTAATGCCCCTAATGGGATATAGGAGGGTAGGGCAGAAGCCTTAATCCCCCTAGGAGACGGGCTGCGGCGGAAGATACTGGGAAGGGGTGGAGGGAGGACATGGCGCTGGGACGTGTCGTGTCCCCTTGGTCAAGTCCCTTGGGAATCGAGCCAGCCCCATCGTAGCAAAAGCTGCCTCTTGCACAGAGGCCACCGGGAGACCAGAAAATGTCCTACAAGGCCATATCCAGGCTGGGACGCCCCCAAACCTCGGGCATCTTCATGCAACGCAACACCCTCCCAACACAAGAGCTCCGTCTCCGTGGTGCTGCTGAGCCCTGACGCTCTTGTGCCACACAGGCGAGAACCATGGACACGCGCTGAGCTGCTTGGTTTGGGCTGGGGATGCTCAGTAACATAATTTGGCTGTGGCGATGACCAATTAAAGCACAAGAGGGGAAGGTGATGGTCTGGCTGAAGGCTGGCGGGTGAGATGCAAAGTGATCATGAGATGATAGTGCAGAGAAGCGAGATTTTGCCATCCCACCGCGGCCGGGATGTGCCGCTCCCATCGCTTGCTGCTGCAGATCCCCACCCCATGCCCAGTGTCCGGACTGCCTGGGCAGTCTGTGCAGGATTAGACCTTGCCTTCGGCATCCAAGCTCCTTGCAGGATGATCTGCTGCAGGAAACACCTCCTGAGCCCTGTTTTGGGTGCTGCCCCACTGCTCATCTTTAGTGTTTGGAGCCTGGAGCAGCCTGGGGAGCTCCTGTACCtgtgggcagcaggaggaagggctcctgccccagcccctgccccctgCTTGCCTGCTCTTTGCTCCTAACCTCCTCATCCAAGCCCAAAAAAGCCAAAATCCATGGCTTGTGAAGCAGGTGCTACAGCTGGACACCCCTACTGAGACCCAGAGCATCAGCCCTGGGAGGGAGAGTGGTTTGGGGCGAGAAGCACtcacccccccccttcctcttccccctctccctcttcctctacCAGCCTTGGGCCAGGGAAGCTGCAGGATGGACCCAGCCAAGGGACCGACCTGGGTTGGAAACAGCCACCCCTTTCCCACCGCCAGCAGGCAGTGACACCAGGCGCAGGCAGTGACGGGCAGGGACACGCTACGGCCACCCCGTGCCAGACCTGGGCTTTGCCGTCAACGGGAGGAAACCGGCCGAGGGCGTTAGGAGGAGCTCGGTCCCTTCCCGCGGGGGTTTGGGTAGGATGGGCAGCAGGGTTTGGTGGTGGAGGTCTTCCCTCTGATGTGGCATCATTCCTGCTCGAAGGTTTGACTTAATCTCACATTGCCCTGGATGTAAAAGCCCTGGAGGAAAGCAGGAAGATGCTGAACGGGCAGAGAAAGGTGTGAACCACCCCGGGGACGGAGCAGCCGAAGAGACCAAGGGTTCAGATCGGGTCAGACACCTCCATGGGCAGCATGTCCACGAATCCTCCGCAGCGATCGAGGCAGGGATGTCCCCTCTAACACAACGActtggggtgccggggggggcgggaaggAGCAGACCATGCTCACGGGCTCACCTGAAAGAGCATCTGTGGCTGCTGCCGGAGCCGGCACCCGGAGCATGGCGACCACGGGACATCTCGTGGTCCCCACCGTGGTCACACAACACTGGCCAGCTTTGCCAAATGCATTCCCCCTCCCAGGACACATGAACCAGAAATGCTCCGGGGCGTTTAGGACCAGGGAGGTGTTACAGCGATGGCTGTAAACTTTTGTTAAGGATTCATTTAACCACAGGCATAAggatttgctttttcagcttcaaAGTGGTTGATGGGTTGTTAGCTAATTTGGAAGTGTGGGTTTGGACCATTTAATGTTCTTGGCTTTCTTTATAAAGGGGATTCTTCATGCTCGTTTAATTCAATGTGTTATGGGGTCTGTGCCATGCTCTGTCGATGACAGGCTGGGAAACGGTGCAGCCCAGCGCAAGCCCTCTGAAAATCCACTGGCAACCCCACAATCTTGATGTTATTAAGAGATGATGAACGCAATGAAAAATGGGAAGGATTTACCAAAGCGTAACCGTAACGTTGAATTAAATGAGTGTTGCAAGCTGGGAAGGAAAGAGCTGCCCTGGATCAGAAAGGGATGAGACCATCATCCAGGAAAATCAACGATGAGTCCACACGGGAGGAAAATCCAACGGGGCTGGTTTAACCAGAGACCAACAGCCACCAGACAGACCAAGCAGCCCCTGGAGCCTGGAACAGCAGATGGCAAAAATTAAACACAGGATAAAATCTGGAGAGCTGAGAGATCTCCCACGGAGGCAGCAGGTTTGGTCCCGGCAGTTTCATCTTGAGGGatgtggctgcaggcagcagcgtTCCTGCCCGATGTAGCGGCAGCCCTGCCGGTGCCGGAGCCCGGGAGATGCTGAGCAGGCTCCCACTGCCATGTAGAAATGGGCTTTGTCAGCTGTCAGCAGCCCATAAACAGCTCCCAGGATCCAGGCGAGAGGGAAGGATGGGAATAAATACTGTCCCAAACTCATCGTctccagggcagggggagaaaatgagaagggaaaaGGCCCCAGGGATGTTGGCTGGTGCAGGAATATTTAACGTGGAGATGCGGAGTGACATGGAGAACAGGTTTTGCTTCGAGCCCAGAGCACAGGGAATTCCCAGCCTAAGTGCCTCGAGATGATGATCCCTCCTGGAAGCGGTGCTGGGAGGGAAGCAGCTGCCAGCGCCTGCCCGTGGGGGGATGCTGgccccccgctgcctgccctcggCAGCGAAACCTCTCCGACCATGGACCGGCACCTTTGTCCATAAATCGCCAGGTTTCCAGGCCGGCTGGGAAGGTGCCTGGGCCAGCTCAGAACCTGCCTGGCACCTTTCGAGTGACGGTGGCACAGCACGGAGCAAAGCAGTGCAGGGACCCAAGTGAACCTGCGCCTGGATGCTCGGATCATCATCAAGGTCTCACActattttctcccccattttTCCCTGGCTCCTCCTCGCCGCATGGCCTCAGCTCCTTCCCAAAGCTTTGAGGAATCGTTCCAGCAGGTTTTCAGAGAGGAGGTTACACTGGCAGCTCCCCAAATCTCTGGCCCAGTCTGAGGTGGTCGAGCGCATCCCGGTACCCGTGGGGTTGGCCTCTCCATGCGATGCACTTTCCAGCAAACACCATTGCTCGAAAGGCATCCAACACGTGGGCTCCCACCACCTCcccttgctgctgagcagtggATCTTCCTTGTTAGACTAATGGACTTACAGCGGTAATTCTCGTTACTCTCTAAGCCCCTTCCCGTTGTGTCCTGCTTTGCGCTTTGACCTTCCTCCCTGCTCTTGCTCTTGGACAGCCATCCTCGCAGCCTGACCTGCTTTCCCTCTTTTCCACAGTTCCTGCTTGTGCTTGGATTGCCTCCTCCATCGGTTTGGGGCATGGTGAAgtgtctcttcctcccctccatcaTCCTGACGTCCCTCTCATCATCCTGACAtccctcttctccctttcccctgctccctccctggtCCCCATCACTGCCCTGCAGGGGGGCAGGACCAGGTCTAGGCTCAGTCCCATCCCTGCTCATACCCCAATCCTGAATTATTCCACCCAAACCTCTCCCTGGGTCACAAGGATGCTTTTAAAGATCATCCTTCACTTGCCTTTTTTCACCCTCGGTTTCCTTTTTGCATGCTTTAGGGCTGacatttttttaggattttttctccagctgtagGACTTAGAAATTTCTTTCTCACGCTAAAACCTGAGACGTGTCCTAGCTAATACCAGCTTGGGCTGAACACAAAGGCTTCCCTGCACTGGCTCTGCGCGGGGCTCATCCAGGCTTGTTGGATATTGGTACCTAAATTCCCGTTCAAGGCAAAGGG encodes the following:
- the FABP3 gene encoding fatty acid-binding protein, heart isoform X1, whose translation is MVDAFVGTWKLVDTANFDEYMKALGVGFATRQMASLTKPTTIIEVEGDKITVKTQSTFKNMEISFKLGEEFDETTADDRHVKSVVTLDGGKLVHVQKWEGKETSLVRELKDGKLILTLTMGNVVSTRTYEKAT
- the LOC143169680 gene encoding cAMP-dependent protein kinase inhibitor alpha-like, encoding MTEVEPVLDFASSGRTGRRNALPDILGSPAGVSPSDLPLKLAEMSLNAGSAQEMQSPSAEVPPPQPPSPELKDTS
- the FABP3 gene encoding fatty acid-binding protein, heart isoform X2 encodes the protein MRTLFKAAARPAGSCELGGAVPRSQPAGPPGPVCPPHPLAMVDAFVGTWKLVDTANFDEYMKALGVGFATRQMASLTKPTTIIEVEGDKITVKTQSTFKNMEISFKLGEEFDETTADDRHVKSVVTLDGGKLVHVQKWEGKETSLVRELKDGKLILTLTMGNVVSTRTYEKAT